In Acropora muricata isolate sample 2 chromosome 11, ASM3666990v1, whole genome shotgun sequence, one DNA window encodes the following:
- the LOC136889365 gene encoding calponin homology domain-containing protein DDB_G0272472-like has translation MSGCIRQHLGPTKKERIEQTQTFLQQQITLDESEGKANELLLNLERNLRSYKDLLEQLQEASKDNEAKTQRLVAEMEEFSILTLDGDDAICDLKIFLANIAKRKQETTEREERQRERAHQRELQTEKLQLERELHLAKLNQEKELQMEKMKLELEMLKQNEIDKQREHEQKILEVELEAKRKMAQTEKEMELKRTTGDIELKKKAEMEQKRLELGKQFASIHRNPNLQPVDKFNYLRAELEGDANAVISGLELTNSNYEVAVNLLEERFGRDELMMDAHYSALMDLPVSLNVTEKLRATYDMIEKHLRSLKALGENVDQPHFVFLIKSKLPKMVISQMEEYKDMEEKWTVESIRKALKRYICAQEVGERQTQVIQSP, from the exons ATGAGCGGATGTATTCGGCAGCATTTAGGGCCAACGAAGAAGGAGCGAATTGAACAAACTCAAACCTTCCTCCAACAACAGATTACTTTGGATGAAAGTGAGGGTAAGGCCAATGAACTACTTCTCAATTTGGAGAGAAATCTCAGATCTTACAAAGATTTACTGGAACAACTACAAGAGGCATCCAAAGATAACGAAGCTAAAACCCAACGACTAGTCGCTGAAATGGAAGAGTTTAGTATTCTCACGCTTGATGGTGACGACGCCATTTGTGACCTTAAAATATTTCTGGCAAATATTGCTAAACGAAAACAGGAGACAACTGAAAGGGAGGAAAGACAGAGGGAGCGAGCTCATCAAAGGGAACTTCAAACGGAAAAACTCCAACTAGAGAGGGAGCTTCATCTGGCAAAACTGAACCAAGAGAAAGAGCTTCAAATGGAAAAGATGAAATTGGAATTGGAAATGTTGAAACAGAATGAAATAGACAAACAGCGTGAACATGAGCAAAAGATATTGGAAGTAGAATTGGAAGCAAAAAGGAAGATGGCCCAAACTGAAAAGGAAATGGAGCTCAAGAGAACAACTGGGGATATAGAGCTTAAGAAGAAAGCAGAAATGGAACAAAAACGTCTTGAATTGGGAAAACAATTTG CCTCCATTCACAGGAATCCAAACCTTCAGCCTGTGGACAAATTCAACTATTTAAGAGCTGAATTAGAAGGAGATGCCAATGCAGTTATCTCTGGACTGGAACTAACTAACTCCAACTATGAAGTTGCAGTAAATTTACTCGAAGAGAGATTTGGGAGGGATGAACTCATGATGGATGCTCACTACTCAGCATTAATGGATCTTCCTGTCTCTTTAAATGTCACTGAGAAACTTCGTGCAACGTATGACATGATTGAGAAACATCTTCGCTCTCTTAAAGCTcttggtgaaaatgtggatcagccacattttgttttcctcatTAAATCAAAGCTGCCAAAGATGGTGATTTCCCAGATGGAAGAGTACAAAGACATGGAAGAGAAGTGGACAGTGGAAAGCATCCGAAAAGCATTAAAGCGGTACATTTGTGCACAAGAAGTTGGAGAACGTCAAACACAAGTGATTCAGAGCCCTTAA
- the LOC136889364 gene encoding uncharacterized protein — protein MAPETESSLLVSGEQVLMQTALVDTLNLNTSKKHSTRLLLDCGSQRTYITEDLVNKLQLISNNTEILTVFTFGSTKPKEFNTPVVEFGLKLKNGHTRNIQANVVPKITGMIQRAPINSKQFEPFLKDHQLADTLPSELEVSSVELLIGNDYYSELILPERKRLSPGLYLLASHLGWILSGRLPTEERKTSELSMFLMGGHSCQQYQQSFIPENSEVFMKPNLDEFWKLETIGIKDPVNDCDDDQAIQNFHETVRKTNGRYEVTWPWKEANPRLPDNYQLALGRLNSLLKRIQGKPELLQKYDSIIKDQLKKEIIEEVM, from the coding sequence ATGGCACCTGAAACTGAGAGTTCATTACTGGTTTCTGGAGAACAAGTTCTGATGCAGACTGCACTGGTGGATACTTTGAACCTCAATACTTCAAAGAAACACTCTACCCGACTCTTACTGGATTGTGGAAGCCAGAGAACTTACATAACCGAGGATTTAGTAAATAAACTCCAGTTAATATCCAACAATACTGAAATTCTGACTGTCTTCACGTTTGGTTCTACAAAGCCAAAGGAATTTAACACTCCTGTGGTTGAATTTGGTTTGAAATTAAAGAATGGACACACaaggaacattcaagcaaaTGTAGTTCCAAAGATCACTGGAATGATTCAGAGGGCACCTATTAATTCTAAGCAGTTTGAACCCTTTTTAAAGGACCATCAACTTGCTGACACTCTCCCAAGTGAGCTAGAGGTGTCAAGTGTGGAATTACTAATCGGAAATGATTACTACAGTGAATTGATTTTGCCAGAGAGGAAAAGGTTGAGTCCTGGTCTCTACTTGCTTGCATCTCATTTGGGTTGGATCCTCTCTGGTAGACTGCCAACCGAAGAAAGGAAAACATCAGAACTTTCAATGTTCCTTATGGGTGGTCATTCCTGTCAACAATATCAGCAATCCTTCATCCCGGAGAACTCAGAGGTCTTCATGAAACCAAACTTAGACGAATTTTGGAAACTGGAAACTATAGGAATTAAGGATCCAGTCAATGACTGTGATGATGATCAAGCCATTCAAAACTTCCACGAAACTGTTAGAAAGACAAATGGGAGATACGAAGTTACTTGGCCATGGAAAGAAGCAAATCCGCGACTCCCCGACAACTACCAATTGGCTCTTGGTAGACTAAACTCTCTACTGAAACGAATTCAAGGAAAACCAGAATTACTCCAGAAGTATGACAGCATCATCAAAGATCAACTCAAGAAAGAAATCATTGAGGAAGTGATGTAA